A window of the Dyadobacter pollutisoli genome harbors these coding sequences:
- a CDS encoding type II toxin-antitoxin system HicA family toxin, whose product MKSSELLRLVKKSGWVEIRQTGSHKIFQNPETGETIPVPFHGAKGLASSILKKVVGK is encoded by the coding sequence ATGAAGTCGAGTGAATTGCTCAGGCTGGTGAAAAAATCCGGTTGGGTCGAAATAAGGCAAACAGGAAGTCACAAGATTTTCCAGAACCCGGAAACTGGCGAAACCATTCCCGTTCCTTTTCACGGTGCAAAGGGACTGGCTAGCAGCATCTTGAAAAAAGTTGTCGGCAAATGA
- a CDS encoding transketolase family protein, which translates to MRKEFSNAMEQLAMEDDSIVFITGDLGYNALENLQAKMGKRFINAGVAEQNMIGVAAGFAHKGYKVFCYSIAPFIVYRCLEQFRNDVCFNNLPVFLVGNGGGYGYGIMGSSHHTIEDLACLSGQQNANVWVPAFADEVEPVIRQITSDARPAYLRLGAGKTTPDNSFSTGSFKVIHHSKNAEITVFALGPIANNVLTALSLSQELASRVNVITALHFPLQINDDLADLIAKAPSILVAEEHISTGGLAQQLSVQLLEKGIFPRSFKSLKAEGYPNSRYGSQTYHQKLSGLDPDSILSHIGKLMIPA; encoded by the coding sequence ATGAGAAAAGAATTTTCAAACGCCATGGAACAGTTAGCAATGGAGGACGACTCCATTGTTTTCATAACGGGTGACCTGGGATATAATGCATTGGAAAATCTGCAAGCCAAAATGGGCAAGAGATTTATCAATGCCGGAGTTGCTGAGCAGAATATGATTGGTGTCGCAGCCGGATTTGCTCATAAAGGATACAAGGTTTTTTGCTACAGCATTGCCCCTTTTATCGTTTATCGATGTCTTGAACAATTCCGTAATGATGTGTGCTTCAATAACCTGCCGGTTTTTTTGGTAGGTAATGGAGGTGGTTATGGTTATGGAATTATGGGGAGCAGCCATCATACTATTGAGGACCTGGCATGTTTGAGCGGACAACAGAACGCCAACGTGTGGGTGCCGGCATTTGCTGATGAAGTAGAACCAGTGATACGTCAGATTACGTCGGATGCCAGACCGGCTTATTTACGGCTCGGCGCGGGTAAAACAACACCTGACAATAGTTTTAGTACCGGTTCTTTTAAGGTAATTCACCATTCTAAAAATGCGGAAATAACGGTTTTTGCACTTGGACCGATTGCTAATAATGTTTTGACAGCTTTATCATTGTCTCAGGAATTGGCTTCCAGGGTCAATGTCATTACTGCACTTCATTTTCCATTGCAGATTAATGACGACCTGGCAGATTTGATAGCAAAAGCCCCATCCATTTTGGTAGCGGAAGAGCATATCAGTACCGGCGGACTGGCGCAGCAACTTTCGGTACAGCTTTTGGAAAAAGGGATTTTCCCACGCAGTTTTAAAAGTCTCAAAGCAGAAGGCTATCCGAACAGCCGTTACGGAAGCCAGACTTATCATCAGAAACTTTCAGGCCTTGACCCGGATTCTATTCTGTCCCATATTGGTAAACTAATGATCCCGGCATGA
- a CDS encoding NAD-dependent epimerase/dehydratase family protein — protein MLDHLPVYRDKIEKLKGPVFVFGASGFIGANLFNDIFKIRKDCYALTHDATKAWRLKLLNVPFENIVHCDILSNNSVQEVFEKYKPQTVFNLAAYGAYSKQNNVNLTYETNVIGTVNILQNCTREMVYIHAGSSSEYGFNCTSPKETDRVEPNSHYAVSKVSAAYLLEYYAKVFDLKTLNLRLYSIYGYWEEPDRLIPKLIENARKKQLPSLVSPDISRDFVFIEDCVEAFLDAALKIDSSTSGKSYNIATGRKTTMGDLVDTSRKTFAITQEPLWGSMSNRKWDLAEWYGDPTSFEDDFGWKARTSLETGLSKYSHWQEEIKYESSVIPAFENPKLNPVITAIIACYKDAQAIPFMYERLVKTFNTLKVRYEIIFVNDNSPDNQEEVINKICDKDPNVVGISHSRNFGSQSAFLSGMEIATGDCVVLMDGDLQDPPEIIPSFYEKWMEGNDVVYGVRVQREMKPHIHFFYKSFYKIFQSLSYIPIPRDAGDFSMIDRKVVKELVDLPETEQFLRGLRAWVGFKQTGVPYVRPERMFGVSTNNWTKNIWWAKKAIFSFSFAPLELMSYAGFALTGLSILGIFWQILAKLFFFPDTPQGISTVIVLIVFFGGLTILGISFLGEYITKIFEETKKRPKYIRTRIRRGSKSYKTADEIRTLVKQLRK, from the coding sequence ATGCTTGATCATTTACCGGTTTACCGCGATAAAATAGAAAAATTAAAAGGGCCTGTTTTTGTTTTTGGTGCCAGCGGCTTTATCGGCGCTAATCTTTTCAACGATATTTTCAAAATCCGTAAAGACTGCTATGCTTTGACGCACGATGCGACGAAAGCCTGGCGTCTGAAATTGCTGAATGTTCCTTTTGAGAACATTGTGCATTGCGACATTCTGTCCAATAACTCGGTTCAGGAGGTTTTTGAAAAATACAAACCACAGACCGTATTCAATCTTGCCGCTTACGGCGCTTACAGCAAGCAAAACAATGTCAATCTGACCTACGAAACCAATGTAATAGGGACGGTTAATATTTTGCAGAACTGTACACGAGAAATGGTATACATTCATGCAGGTAGCAGCTCTGAGTATGGCTTTAACTGTACCTCTCCAAAAGAAACGGACCGAGTAGAACCCAACAGCCATTATGCTGTTTCCAAGGTCTCAGCGGCGTATTTGCTGGAATATTATGCCAAGGTTTTCGATCTGAAAACGCTGAATTTACGTTTGTATTCTATTTACGGATATTGGGAAGAGCCGGACAGATTGATACCGAAATTGATTGAAAATGCTCGCAAAAAGCAGCTTCCTTCATTGGTTTCCCCGGATATCAGCCGCGACTTTGTCTTCATTGAAGACTGCGTCGAAGCCTTTCTGGATGCCGCATTGAAAATTGATTCCAGCACTTCTGGGAAATCGTATAACATTGCTACCGGGCGCAAGACGACGATGGGTGACCTGGTTGATACTTCCAGAAAAACCTTTGCAATCACGCAGGAGCCTCTTTGGGGAAGCATGTCCAACCGCAAGTGGGACCTGGCAGAATGGTACGGCGATCCAACCTCTTTCGAAGATGATTTTGGATGGAAAGCGCGTACTTCACTAGAAACAGGTCTTTCAAAATACAGTCATTGGCAGGAAGAAATTAAGTACGAAAGCAGCGTAATCCCAGCCTTCGAAAATCCGAAGCTGAATCCGGTTATTACTGCGATTATTGCTTGTTATAAAGATGCGCAGGCTATTCCTTTTATGTACGAAAGGTTGGTCAAGACATTTAATACACTGAAAGTACGTTACGAGATCATTTTCGTAAACGACAATTCTCCCGACAATCAGGAAGAAGTGATCAATAAAATCTGCGACAAAGATCCGAATGTGGTGGGTATCAGCCATTCCCGTAATTTCGGTTCTCAGTCGGCGTTTTTAAGTGGTATGGAGATCGCCACAGGCGATTGCGTGGTGTTAATGGACGGGGATTTGCAGGACCCACCCGAAATTATTCCTTCGTTTTACGAAAAATGGATGGAGGGTAATGATGTGGTTTATGGCGTGAGGGTACAACGTGAGATGAAGCCGCACATTCACTTTTTTTACAAATCCTTTTACAAAATATTCCAAAGCCTCAGCTACATTCCAATCCCCCGTGATGCAGGCGACTTCTCCATGATTGATCGCAAAGTAGTGAAGGAACTGGTGGATTTACCTGAGACTGAGCAATTCTTACGCGGGTTGCGTGCCTGGGTAGGATTCAAGCAAACGGGTGTCCCTTATGTGAGACCAGAAAGAATGTTCGGGGTTTCGACCAATAACTGGACCAAGAATATCTGGTGGGCGAAGAAAGCCATATTCTCATTCAGTTTTGCACCGTTGGAACTCATGAGCTATGCAGGTTTCGCTTTGACCGGTTTGTCCATTCTGGGCATCTTCTGGCAGATACTTGCGAAACTATTCTTTTTTCCTGATACACCGCAAGGGATCAGTACAGTGATCGTCCTGATCGTATTTTTCGGCGGACTAACCATTCTCGGTATTTCGTTTTTAGGAGAATACATTACCAAGATTTTTGAAGAAACAAAAAAGCGGCCCAAATACATCAGAACCAGGATACGCCGCGGCTCCAAGTCTTACAAAACAGCTGACGAGATCAGGACTTTGGTGAAGCAACTGAGGAAATAA